A genomic region of Rhodococcus pyridinivorans contains the following coding sequences:
- a CDS encoding acyl-CoA dehydrogenase encodes MGHYKSNLRDLEFNLFEFLKIQKVLEAGKFGDLDEDTARGILAEVKTLTEGPAAEGFADADRNPPVFDPETHSVSLPEPFKKSFRAWWDAGYWSMGIPEELGGTDSPRSLLWAVNEMMLGAQPAAFMYAAGPAFAGVLYDNGTDEQKKWAATCVERGWGATMVLTEPDAGSDVGAGRTKAIKQDDGSWHIEGVKRFITSADSDDLFENIFHLVLARPEGAGPGTKGLSLFFVPKFHFDFEKDELGERNGVFVTNVEHKMGLNASATCEVTFGGHGVPAKGWLVGEVHNGIAQMFDVIEHARMMVGTKAIATLSTGYLNALDYAKERIQGADLTQMSDKTAPRVSIMHHPDVRRSLAMQKAYSEGLRAVYLYTAAHQDDVVAEQVSGADAALAHRINDLLLPVVKGCGSERAYQYLKDSLQTLGGSGFLQDYPIEQYIRDSKIDSLYEGTTAIQAQDFFFRKIARDRGVALAHIAGEIKKFVERDDADQRLKKERTLLATALGETQTMVATLTQYLMGAQEQPTELYKVGLGSVRFLEAFGDLMIGWLLLEHAEIALSALDAGVDASDKAFYEGKVAAASFFAKNVLPELSVARQIITDVDLDIMELDEAAF; translated from the coding sequence ATGGGCCATTACAAGAGCAACCTCCGCGACCTCGAGTTCAACCTCTTCGAGTTCCTGAAGATTCAGAAGGTCCTCGAAGCAGGCAAGTTCGGCGACCTGGACGAGGACACCGCGCGCGGCATCCTCGCCGAGGTCAAGACACTGACCGAGGGGCCGGCAGCCGAAGGCTTCGCCGACGCCGACCGCAACCCGCCGGTCTTCGACCCCGAGACCCATTCGGTGTCGCTTCCCGAGCCGTTCAAGAAGTCGTTCCGCGCCTGGTGGGACGCCGGTTACTGGTCCATGGGCATCCCCGAGGAGCTCGGCGGCACCGACTCACCGCGCAGCCTCCTGTGGGCCGTCAACGAGATGATGCTCGGCGCCCAGCCCGCGGCCTTCATGTACGCGGCCGGCCCCGCCTTCGCAGGCGTGCTCTACGACAACGGCACCGATGAGCAGAAGAAGTGGGCCGCCACCTGCGTCGAGCGCGGCTGGGGCGCCACCATGGTCCTCACCGAGCCCGACGCCGGTTCCGACGTCGGCGCCGGTCGCACCAAGGCGATCAAGCAGGACGACGGCTCCTGGCACATCGAAGGTGTCAAGCGGTTCATCACCTCGGCCGACTCCGACGACCTGTTCGAGAACATCTTCCACCTCGTCCTCGCCCGCCCCGAGGGCGCCGGCCCCGGCACCAAGGGCCTGTCGCTGTTCTTCGTCCCGAAGTTCCACTTCGACTTCGAGAAGGACGAGTTGGGCGAGCGCAACGGCGTGTTCGTCACCAACGTCGAACACAAGATGGGCCTCAATGCCTCCGCGACCTGCGAGGTCACCTTCGGTGGCCACGGCGTTCCGGCCAAGGGCTGGCTCGTCGGCGAGGTCCACAACGGCATCGCACAGATGTTCGACGTCATCGAGCACGCCCGCATGATGGTCGGCACGAAGGCCATCGCGACCCTGTCGACCGGCTACCTCAATGCCCTCGACTACGCCAAGGAGCGCATCCAGGGCGCCGACCTGACCCAGATGTCCGACAAGACCGCCCCGCGCGTGTCGATCATGCACCACCCGGACGTGCGGCGTTCGCTGGCGATGCAGAAGGCCTACTCCGAGGGCCTGCGCGCCGTGTACCTGTACACCGCGGCGCACCAGGACGACGTCGTCGCCGAGCAGGTCTCGGGTGCCGACGCCGCTCTCGCGCACCGCATCAACGACCTGCTGCTGCCGGTCGTCAAGGGTTGCGGCTCCGAGCGGGCCTACCAGTACCTGAAGGATTCGCTCCAGACCCTCGGCGGTTCGGGCTTCCTGCAGGACTACCCGATCGAGCAGTACATCCGCGACTCGAAGATCGACTCGCTGTACGAGGGCACCACGGCCATCCAGGCGCAGGACTTCTTCTTCCGCAAGATCGCCCGCGACCGTGGCGTGGCGCTCGCCCACATCGCCGGTGAGATCAAGAAGTTCGTCGAGCGCGACGACGCCGACCAGCGTCTGAAGAAGGAGCGCACGCTCCTGGCCACCGCGCTCGGCGAGACCCAGACGATGGTCGCGACGCTCACCCAGTACCTCATGGGTGCGCAGGAACAGCCCACCGAGCTGTACAAGGTCGGCCTCGGTTCGGTCCGTTTCCTCGAGGCGTTCGGCGACCTGATGATCGGCTGGCTGCTGCTCGAGCACGCCGAGATCGCTCTCTCCGCGCTCGACGCCGGCGTCGATGCCTCGGACAAGGCGTTCTACGAGGGCAAGGTCGCGGCCGCGTCCTTCTTCGCCAAGAACGTCCTGCCGGAGCTGAGCGTCGCGCGTCAGATCATCACCGACGTCGACCTCGACATCATGGAGCTCGACGAAGCAGCGTTCTGA
- a CDS encoding class I SAM-dependent methyltransferase — protein MDAQAWNEKYAASELIWGAPPNPVIVEHVTSLPHGRALDLGCGEGRHSLWLATRGWEVVGVDFSEVALDKARQVAAQAPSRSRDRLRYVRADVTTDSFDGEYDLILSVFLHFPPPQRKALLDHAINSLKPEGILIFLGHDAINPHEGVGGPQDKEILYTPTDLVEEIDSRLDIRIAERRYRETDAGTAIDALVVASKPPLGS, from the coding sequence ATGGATGCACAGGCCTGGAACGAGAAGTACGCGGCGTCGGAACTGATCTGGGGCGCGCCGCCCAATCCGGTGATCGTCGAACACGTGACGTCGCTACCGCACGGTCGCGCCCTCGATCTCGGCTGCGGTGAAGGTCGTCACTCCCTGTGGTTGGCGACGCGCGGATGGGAAGTCGTGGGCGTCGACTTCTCCGAGGTCGCCCTCGACAAGGCCCGGCAGGTCGCTGCGCAGGCGCCGTCCCGCTCACGAGACCGGCTCCGCTACGTCCGCGCGGATGTGACGACCGACTCGTTCGACGGAGAGTATGACCTGATCCTCTCGGTCTTCCTGCATTTTCCTCCGCCACAGCGGAAGGCGCTTCTCGACCACGCGATCAATTCACTGAAACCTGAAGGAATCCTCATATTCCTGGGGCACGACGCAATAAATCCCCACGAAGGAGTGGGCGGACCCCAGGACAAGGAAATCCTCTACACACCAACCGATCTCGTCGAGGAAATCGACAGCAGATTGGACATCAGGATTGCCGAACGGCGATATCGGGAAACCGATGCGGGAACCGCGATCGACGCGCTCGTCGTGGCGAGCAAACCACCTCTTGGCAGTTAG
- a CDS encoding beta-ketoacyl-ACP synthase III has product MGAQIAVPAPLRNSALLGLGVHRPERIVTNDEICQQIDSSDEWIQSRSGIKERRFAKQHPEESVVDMATSSAEQALVAAGLTGAQIDTVIVATSTYPFQTPQAAALVADRIGTGGAAALDIQAGCAGFCYALGVASDLVRAGTAEHVLVVGVERMSDTTEPTDRSVRFIFGDGAGAVVVGPSDEVGVGPTVWGSDGSQANAIRQEPDWVDFATNPDQKRPWIIMEGTAVFRWAAFEMSKFARQIADKAGVALADLDAFVPHQANLRINDVIVKQLELPETVAVADDIIETGNTSAASIPLAMEKMLRTGQVGVGSTALLLAFGAGLSYAGQVVKMPPLAK; this is encoded by the coding sequence ATGGGTGCACAGATCGCTGTCCCTGCCCCGCTGAGGAACAGCGCGCTGCTCGGTCTGGGTGTGCACCGCCCCGAGCGCATCGTCACCAACGACGAGATCTGCCAGCAGATCGACTCGAGCGACGAATGGATCCAGTCGCGGTCCGGCATCAAGGAGCGCCGCTTCGCGAAGCAGCATCCGGAGGAGTCGGTCGTCGACATGGCGACGAGCTCCGCCGAGCAGGCCCTCGTGGCCGCCGGCCTCACGGGTGCGCAGATCGACACCGTGATCGTCGCGACCTCCACCTACCCCTTCCAGACCCCGCAGGCCGCGGCTCTCGTCGCCGACCGCATCGGCACCGGCGGCGCCGCGGCGCTCGACATCCAGGCCGGCTGCGCGGGCTTCTGCTACGCCCTCGGTGTCGCCTCCGATCTCGTGCGCGCCGGAACGGCCGAGCACGTGCTCGTCGTCGGTGTCGAGCGCATGAGCGACACCACCGAGCCCACCGATCGCTCGGTGCGCTTCATCTTCGGCGACGGTGCCGGTGCCGTGGTCGTCGGCCCGTCCGACGAGGTCGGCGTCGGTCCCACCGTCTGGGGCTCCGACGGTTCGCAGGCCAACGCGATCCGTCAGGAACCCGACTGGGTCGATTTCGCCACCAACCCGGACCAGAAGCGTCCCTGGATCATCATGGAGGGCACCGCGGTCTTCCGCTGGGCCGCCTTCGAGATGAGCAAGTTCGCCCGGCAGATCGCCGACAAGGCCGGCGTGGCCCTCGCGGACCTCGACGCCTTCGTCCCGCACCAGGCCAACCTGCGCATCAACGACGTCATCGTCAAGCAGCTCGAACTGCCCGAGACCGTCGCGGTCGCCGACGACATCATCGAGACCGGCAACACCTCCGCCGCGTCCATCCCGCTGGCGATGGAGAAGATGCTGCGTACCGGCCAGGTCGGGGTCGGATCCACCGCGCTGCTCCTCGCGTTCGGTGCCGGCCTGTCCTATGCGGGCCAGGTCGTGAAGATGCCCCCGCTCGCGAAGTAG
- a CDS encoding HNH endonuclease family protein translates to MASIRTSSVPRWVWILCFVVVSVAVVLLEPIGDDEPGGTGGGTVENPSEALEALEALPVRPAESQSGYDRSLFGSAWTDEVTVDLGRNGCDTRNDILQRDLVDVSFEPGKKQCTVTAGTLEDPYTGKTISFRRGVETSSAVQIDHVVALSDAWKKGARHLDDQQKRNLANDPRNLIAVDGPTNQGKGDSDASEWLPPNTAFHCEYVVRQIEVKTTYELWVTQAEHDAMSRILSSC, encoded by the coding sequence ATGGCGAGTATTCGCACGTCGTCCGTTCCCCGTTGGGTCTGGATCCTGTGCTTCGTCGTGGTCTCCGTGGCCGTCGTCCTCCTCGAACCGATAGGGGACGACGAGCCGGGCGGTACCGGCGGGGGCACGGTCGAGAACCCCTCCGAAGCCCTCGAGGCGCTGGAGGCACTGCCCGTCCGGCCCGCCGAATCGCAGAGCGGCTACGACCGCTCACTGTTCGGCTCGGCGTGGACCGACGAAGTGACCGTCGACCTGGGGCGCAACGGCTGCGACACTCGTAACGACATCCTGCAGCGCGATCTCGTCGACGTCTCCTTCGAGCCCGGGAAGAAGCAGTGCACGGTCACTGCCGGCACGCTCGAGGACCCGTACACGGGGAAGACGATTTCCTTCCGTCGCGGGGTCGAGACCTCGTCCGCCGTGCAGATCGACCACGTCGTCGCCCTGTCGGATGCGTGGAAGAAGGGCGCCCGCCATCTGGACGACCAGCAGAAGCGGAATCTTGCGAACGATCCGCGCAACCTGATTGCCGTCGACGGCCCCACCAACCAGGGCAAGGGCGACTCCGACGCGTCGGAGTGGCTGCCGCCGAATACCGCCTTCCATTGCGAGTACGTCGTGCGGCAGATCGAGGTGAAGACGACCTACGAACTGTGGGTCACCCAGGCTGAACACGACGCGATGTCGCGGATCCTCTCCTCCTGCTGA
- a CDS encoding thiamine pyrophosphate-dependent enzyme: MTAADELDERFVTAVRALPGHAPPTRPVDRQVDDDLLARYFDAQVQSRHLDVAARTLQGRGEGFYTIASAGHESNAALGLCTRVTDPAPLHYRSGGFYAARASLVEDSTPIRDVLAGCAASTLDPISAGRHKVFGNAGLNILPQTSTIASHMPRAVGLALALPRMQRLGLDAAWPWDSVVVCSFGDASANHSTAVGALNAAAYCRHRGLPLPLLLVCEDNGLGISVPTPPGWLERSLSSYPGIEYRSVDGDDAVEMLAAATDAVETVRTTRAPVLLHVRAVRFLGHAGSDVESAYRSPSDLAADHERDPLVGTARELVARGMLDAAGVLDRYERIRAEVGSVADSLTRPPRLATAADVMRPLESGLVLVDDDPHPAGEPLTLARAVTRTLGQLLEEDPHACVFGEDVGLKGGVYGVTRGLQERFGRLRVFDTLLDEQTILGTALGFAVAGMLPIPEIQYLAYLHNAEDQLRGEAASLAFFSDGRYRNPMVVRIAGLPYQRGFGGHFHNDDSVAVLRDIPGLVLAVPSSPATAGALLRTCVELARQEGRVCVYLEPIALYHRRDLYDEGDGLWQQIPDTAGLPPGSVCVYGDGRDVLVVTFGNGVPMSLRAVRRAGVAATVLDLQWLSPLPTTALLEHVRRFERVVVVDETRRSGGVAESVVATLVDDAWQGRITRVTSHDSYVPLGPAAAHVLMSEDDIARALLEA, from the coding sequence GTGACCGCCGCCGACGAACTCGACGAACGTTTCGTCACCGCGGTGCGCGCTCTGCCCGGGCACGCACCGCCGACGCGTCCGGTCGACCGGCAGGTCGACGACGACCTGTTGGCGCGGTACTTCGACGCCCAGGTGCAGTCGCGGCACCTCGATGTCGCGGCCCGCACCCTGCAGGGACGCGGCGAAGGCTTCTACACCATCGCATCGGCGGGCCACGAATCGAACGCCGCGCTGGGCCTGTGCACGCGGGTGACGGATCCCGCTCCGCTGCACTACCGTTCGGGCGGTTTCTACGCGGCTCGCGCGTCGCTCGTCGAGGACAGCACCCCGATCCGCGACGTGCTCGCCGGATGTGCGGCGTCCACGCTCGATCCGATCTCGGCGGGCCGGCACAAGGTGTTCGGCAACGCCGGCCTGAACATCCTGCCGCAGACGTCGACCATCGCCTCGCACATGCCGCGGGCCGTCGGTCTCGCCCTCGCGCTACCGCGGATGCAGCGACTCGGGCTCGACGCGGCGTGGCCGTGGGATTCGGTGGTGGTGTGCAGTTTCGGTGATGCCTCGGCGAACCATTCGACGGCCGTCGGCGCCCTGAACGCGGCCGCCTACTGCCGGCACCGCGGGTTGCCGTTGCCGTTGCTGCTGGTGTGTGAGGACAACGGACTCGGCATCAGTGTGCCCACCCCGCCCGGCTGGCTCGAGCGGTCGCTGTCGTCGTATCCGGGGATCGAGTACCGGTCGGTGGACGGCGACGATGCGGTGGAGATGCTCGCTGCCGCAACCGATGCCGTGGAGACGGTGCGCACGACCCGGGCTCCGGTCCTGTTGCACGTGCGGGCAGTGCGTTTCCTCGGCCATGCCGGTTCCGACGTCGAGTCGGCCTACCGCAGCCCGTCGGATCTTGCCGCGGACCACGAGCGGGACCCACTGGTGGGTACGGCCCGTGAACTCGTCGCACGCGGAATGCTCGATGCGGCAGGGGTTCTCGACCGGTACGAGCGGATACGGGCCGAGGTCGGCTCCGTCGCGGACTCACTGACCCGGCCGCCGCGACTGGCGACCGCCGCCGACGTGATGCGCCCGCTCGAATCCGGGCTCGTGCTCGTCGACGACGATCCGCATCCTGCCGGTGAACCGCTCACGCTCGCCCGGGCCGTCACCCGCACGCTCGGACAGCTCCTCGAGGAGGATCCCCACGCCTGCGTGTTCGGCGAGGACGTCGGCCTCAAAGGCGGGGTCTACGGCGTCACCCGAGGGCTGCAGGAGCGCTTCGGGCGCCTGCGCGTGTTCGACACCCTGCTCGACGAGCAGACGATCCTCGGCACCGCGCTGGGCTTCGCCGTCGCGGGCATGCTGCCGATCCCGGAGATCCAGTACCTGGCTTACCTGCACAACGCCGAGGACCAGTTGCGCGGGGAGGCGGCGAGTCTGGCGTTCTTCTCCGACGGGCGGTACCGCAATCCGATGGTCGTGCGCATCGCTGGCCTGCCCTACCAGCGCGGCTTCGGCGGGCACTTCCACAACGACGATTCCGTCGCCGTGCTGCGCGACATCCCCGGTCTCGTGCTGGCCGTGCCGAGTTCACCCGCCACGGCCGGCGCCCTGCTGCGCACGTGCGTCGAGCTGGCTCGTCAGGAGGGCCGGGTGTGCGTCTACCTGGAACCGATCGCGCTGTACCACCGGCGCGACCTCTACGACGAGGGCGACGGACTGTGGCAGCAGATCCCCGACACCGCCGGGCTTCCACCGGGATCGGTGTGCGTCTACGGCGACGGGCGCGACGTGCTGGTGGTGACTTTCGGGAACGGGGTGCCGATGAGTCTGCGTGCCGTCCGTCGCGCGGGAGTCGCGGCAACCGTCCTCGACCTGCAGTGGTTGTCGCCGCTGCCGACGACCGCGCTGCTCGAACACGTCCGCCGCTTCGAGCGCGTGGTGGTGGTCGACGAGACGCGCCGCAGCGGAGGTGTCGCGGAATCGGTCGTCGCGACGCTCGTCGACGATGCGTGGCAGGGCCGGATCACGCGGGTCACCTCCCACGACAGCTACGTGCCCCTCGGGCCGGCCGCGGCGCACGTACTGATGTCGGAGGACGACATCGCGCGGGCCCTGCTGGAGGCGTGA
- a CDS encoding alpha/beta fold hydrolase, whose product MDVERPKLEGTVAVGEGRRLGFAEFGSAQGRAVFWLHGTPGARRQVPIEARAFAERNHIRLIGIDRPGIGSSTPHIYENVLAFSDDLRIVADTLGVDRMALVGLSGGGPYTLAAAYALRERVVAAAVLGGVAPVVGPESIDSNLMKLGAFVAPALQTAGVPIGVAMSAAIRVVRPFASPIIDLYGRFSPEPDRRLLARPEFKTMFLDDLLNGSRRQISAPFADIVVFTRDWGFRVSDVKVPVRWWHGDTDHIIPIEHGLHMVDLLPDAQFHHLPGESHLGGLGASEEILTTVLKLWDQD is encoded by the coding sequence ATGGACGTCGAACGCCCCAAGCTCGAAGGCACCGTCGCGGTCGGGGAGGGCCGCCGGCTCGGTTTCGCCGAGTTCGGGTCGGCCCAGGGCCGCGCGGTGTTCTGGCTGCACGGCACGCCGGGTGCGCGCCGCCAGGTTCCCATCGAGGCCCGCGCCTTCGCCGAACGGAACCACATCCGCCTCATCGGGATCGACCGCCCGGGGATCGGCTCGTCTACACCGCATATCTACGAGAACGTCCTCGCGTTCAGCGACGACCTGCGCATCGTCGCCGACACCCTCGGGGTCGACCGCATGGCCCTCGTCGGACTGTCCGGCGGCGGCCCCTACACCCTCGCCGCGGCCTATGCACTGCGCGAACGGGTCGTCGCGGCTGCGGTCCTCGGCGGTGTGGCACCGGTCGTCGGTCCCGAGTCGATCGACAGCAACCTGATGAAGCTGGGCGCCTTCGTCGCGCCGGCACTGCAGACCGCGGGCGTCCCCATCGGCGTGGCGATGAGCGCGGCGATCCGCGTGGTGCGCCCGTTCGCGTCGCCGATCATCGACCTGTACGGACGGTTCTCACCCGAGCCCGACCGCCGCCTCCTCGCCCGTCCCGAGTTCAAGACGATGTTCCTCGACGACCTGCTCAACGGCAGCCGACGTCAGATCTCCGCGCCGTTCGCCGACATCGTCGTATTCACCCGCGACTGGGGTTTCCGCGTCTCCGACGTGAAGGTGCCCGTGCGGTGGTGGCACGGCGACACCGACCACATCATCCCGATCGAACACGGCCTGCACATGGTGGACCTGCTGCCCGACGCCCAGTTCCACCACCTGCCCGGCGAGAGTCATCTCGGGGGTCTCGGTGCGTCGGAGGAGATCCTCACTACGGTTCTGAAGTTGTGGGACCAGGACTGA
- a CDS encoding fluoride efflux transporter FluC, whose protein sequence is MGPGLTEGERPLPRALHLRPSALAAVAVGGLLGTSARYGLGRWFPVESGGWPVTTFAINVLGALLLGFLLEALIRIGPDTSWRQVVRLGVGTGALGSFTTYSALAVDTDLLLRDGELVAAATYALGTVLVGLLATGIGVALGAWFGSRRAARR, encoded by the coding sequence GTGGGACCAGGACTGACCGAGGGCGAACGCCCGCTGCCGAGAGCGCTGCACCTGCGACCGTCGGCGCTGGCGGCGGTCGCCGTGGGCGGTCTGCTCGGGACGAGTGCCCGCTACGGCCTCGGCCGGTGGTTCCCCGTCGAGTCCGGGGGCTGGCCGGTCACGACCTTCGCGATCAACGTCCTCGGTGCGCTGCTGCTCGGATTCCTGCTCGAGGCACTGATCCGCATCGGTCCCGACACCTCCTGGCGTCAGGTGGTCCGGCTCGGGGTGGGCACCGGTGCGCTGGGCTCGTTCACCACCTACAGCGCGCTCGCGGTCGACACCGACCTGCTGCTGCGCGACGGTGAACTCGTCGCCGCGGCAACCTATGCGCTCGGCACGGTGCTCGTCGGCCTTCTCGCGACCGGCATCGGTGTCGCGCTGGGCGCGTGGTTCGGGAGTCGCCGAGCGGCACGGCGATGA
- a CDS encoding fluoride efflux transporter FluC: MIAVWVALAGSAGAVTRFVVDSALRARSGSSLPWPTVLINVTGSLLLGLLAGAVLLHDAPTTMLTIAGVGFCGGYTTFSTTSVDSVRLIVARRYGAACAIALGTLATTLIAAAAGLALAAVW; this comes from the coding sequence ATGATCGCGGTGTGGGTGGCGCTGGCCGGCAGCGCCGGTGCGGTGACGCGGTTCGTCGTCGACAGCGCGCTGCGTGCCCGTTCCGGGTCGTCCCTGCCGTGGCCGACGGTGCTGATCAACGTCACCGGATCGCTGCTGCTGGGGCTGCTGGCCGGTGCGGTGCTGCTCCACGACGCCCCGACGACGATGCTCACGATCGCGGGAGTCGGTTTCTGTGGCGGCTACACGACCTTCAGCACGACCAGCGTCGACTCCGTCCGCCTGATCGTGGCGCGCCGCTACGGTGCCGCCTGCGCGATCGCGCTGGGCACCCTGGCGACCACGCTCATCGCGGCGGCCGCCGGACTCGCTCTCGCCGCCGTGTGGTGA
- the aroD gene encoding type I 3-dehydroquinate dehydratase, whose protein sequence is MGRTITPVRVKDVVIGEGAPTILVPVTGRTPEALREQIAAVAERADVVEWRVDFFHTVDDVASVVAQAGSLSEQLQGTPLLATCRTADEGGEIAIDDEAYADLTVALAESGAVDLVDVEYRRDRAAVERIVAAAHACGVAVVASNHDFDATPPKDEIVARLREMQELGADICKIAVMPQSTADVLTLLDATRTMHEDHADRPLITMSMGGLGVVSRIAGQVFGSAATFGMVGTASAPGQVDADELRSVLGLIDRAR, encoded by the coding sequence GTGGGACGAACGATCACACCGGTTCGCGTCAAGGACGTGGTGATCGGTGAAGGCGCACCCACGATCCTCGTCCCCGTCACCGGCCGCACCCCCGAGGCGCTGCGCGAACAGATCGCGGCCGTCGCCGAGCGGGCCGACGTCGTCGAATGGCGCGTGGACTTCTTCCACACCGTCGACGACGTCGCCTCGGTGGTCGCGCAGGCCGGCTCGTTGTCCGAGCAGTTGCAGGGCACTCCCCTGCTCGCGACCTGCCGCACCGCCGACGAGGGCGGCGAGATCGCGATCGACGACGAGGCGTACGCCGATCTGACGGTCGCACTCGCCGAGAGCGGCGCGGTGGATCTGGTGGACGTCGAGTACCGCCGCGACCGTGCCGCCGTCGAGCGGATCGTCGCGGCGGCCCACGCCTGCGGTGTTGCGGTGGTGGCGTCGAACCACGACTTCGACGCCACTCCGCCGAAGGACGAGATCGTCGCGCGGCTACGCGAGATGCAGGAACTCGGCGCCGACATCTGCAAGATCGCCGTCATGCCGCAGTCGACGGCCGACGTGCTCACCCTGCTCGACGCGACCCGCACCATGCACGAGGACCACGCCGACCGACCGTTGATCACCATGTCGATGGGCGGCCTCGGCGTGGTGTCGCGGATCGCCGGGCAGGTCTTCGGATCGGCGGCGACGTTCGGGATGGTCGGCACCGCCTCGGCACCCGGGCAGGTCGACGCCGACGAACTGCGCTCGGTGCTCGGCCTCATCGACCGCGCTCGCTGA